Proteins encoded by one window of Myxococcales bacterium:
- the rfbD gene encoding dTDP-4-dehydrorhamnose reductase produces MKFLVTGASGQVGWELSRSLLPLGEVIAVDQPELDLSRPESIQPTLDTLRPDVIVNAAAYTAVDKAETDEALATTVNGHAVGELAGWARRNKALVVHYSTDYVFDGTGVAPYVESAETHPINAYGRSKLAGERALAQVGSEFLCLRTSWVYANRGSNFFLTMLRLGRDREHLRVVADQLGTPNWAPSIADVTAQILAKATARRLDGRFVSAIYHLSGRGICSWHHFAERIFEGARSNGHPLKVAEVVAIPASEYPTPASRPAYSGLCGDALANDYQVQLPDWRAMLAQAIKNLSKDRP; encoded by the coding sequence ATGAAGTTCCTCGTCACGGGCGCGAGCGGGCAGGTGGGCTGGGAGCTATCGCGGTCGCTGCTGCCCCTCGGGGAGGTCATCGCGGTCGACCAGCCGGAGCTCGACCTGAGCCGGCCCGAGTCCATTCAGCCGACCCTCGACACGCTCCGGCCCGACGTCATCGTCAACGCGGCGGCGTACACCGCCGTCGACAAGGCCGAGACGGACGAGGCGCTCGCGACCACGGTGAACGGCCACGCCGTCGGGGAGCTCGCCGGGTGGGCGCGGCGGAACAAGGCGCTCGTGGTGCACTACTCGACCGACTACGTCTTCGACGGCACCGGCGTCGCCCCTTATGTCGAGTCCGCCGAGACCCACCCGATCAACGCCTATGGCCGCAGCAAGCTCGCGGGCGAGCGGGCGCTCGCGCAGGTAGGGTCGGAGTTCCTCTGCCTGCGAACCTCTTGGGTGTACGCGAACCGCGGGAGCAACTTCTTCCTGACGATGCTGAGGCTCGGCCGGGACAGGGAGCACCTGCGGGTCGTGGCAGACCAGCTCGGCACGCCGAACTGGGCGCCGAGCATCGCGGACGTCACCGCGCAGATCCTCGCCAAGGCGACCGCCCGGCGCCTCGACGGGCGCTTCGTCTCCGCCATCTACCACCTGTCGGGACGTGGTATCTGCAGCTGGCACCACTTCGCGGAGCGAATCTTCGAGGGGGCCAGGTCGAACGGCCACCCCCTGAAGGTGGCGGAGGTCGTGGCGATTCCCGCGAGCGAATACCCCACGCCGGCCTCACGGCCTGCCTACTCCGGACTATGTGGGGATGCTCTGGCGAATGACTATCAGGTCCAGCTCCCCGACTGGCGGGCCATGCTGGCGCAAGCGATCAAGAATTTGAGTAAGGACAGGCCATGA
- a CDS encoding glycosyltransferase, producing the protein MKEPQVGLAISTFRQDAVVCALLDCVQEECADLFRTIIIVDSQGSGAIAAHIKERGYTNVILRDSDRNLGSAGNLSLRLKIAAEEGLDYVYAVNHDGTVDRDTVTKLVAFVATHDRVGAAYPMRFMRGRNRYDFTGIMRLPMPIHVGNGLEKSESPVDVYWASSNGALYGLEPVREGLLPWGDLWMGWEDLGYGWLLERKGWKQVLVPGTHFDDNYEFAARTLGRPVVIADKPAWYAYYGTRNLILVARRTESAPTDYLGVAARILVEVGLTTAFKKNKLTRLRYIAAGLRDGFADRAGKWRVP; encoded by the coding sequence ATGAAGGAGCCACAGGTTGGGTTGGCGATCTCGACCTTCAGGCAGGACGCGGTGGTCTGCGCGCTGCTTGACTGCGTCCAAGAGGAGTGTGCCGATCTCTTCCGTACCATCATCATCGTCGACTCTCAGGGGAGCGGGGCGATCGCGGCGCACATCAAGGAGCGCGGCTACACGAACGTCATTCTGCGGGACTCCGACAGGAACCTGGGCTCGGCGGGAAACCTCTCGCTCCGCCTGAAGATCGCGGCGGAGGAGGGGCTCGACTACGTCTACGCGGTCAACCACGACGGCACCGTGGATCGAGACACCGTGACCAAGCTCGTCGCGTTCGTCGCGACGCACGACCGGGTGGGCGCCGCCTATCCGATGCGCTTCATGCGCGGTCGCAATCGGTACGACTTCACGGGCATCATGAGGCTGCCCATGCCCATCCACGTGGGGAACGGTCTGGAGAAGTCCGAGAGCCCCGTCGACGTCTACTGGGCGAGCAGCAACGGGGCGCTCTATGGCTTGGAGCCGGTGCGGGAGGGGCTCTTGCCCTGGGGCGACCTATGGATGGGCTGGGAGGACCTCGGCTACGGGTGGCTGCTCGAGCGCAAAGGATGGAAGCAGGTGCTCGTCCCGGGGACGCACTTCGACGACAACTACGAGTTTGCCGCGCGGACCTTGGGCCGCCCCGTCGTCATCGCGGACAAGCCCGCGTGGTATGCGTACTACGGGACCCGAAATCTCATCCTGGTCGCACGCCGCACGGAGTCGGCGCCCACCGACTACCTGGGAGTCGCGGCGCGAATCCTCGTCGAGGTGGGGCTGACGACGGCCTTCAAGAAGAACAAGCTGACTCGCCTCCGCTACATCGCAGCCGGCCTCCGAGACGGTTTCGCCGACCGGGCTGGAAAATGGCGCGTCCCCTAG
- the rfbA gene encoding glucose-1-phosphate thymidylyltransferase RfbA produces the protein MSSDSRFKGIVLAGGSGTRLHPITKGVSKQLLPVYDKPMIYHPISVLMLSGIREILVISTPEDLPAYRRLLGDGGSFGITLSYAEQPRPEGLAQAFLIGGSFIGESPVCLALGDNVFYGQSFGSQLRAVAARESGATVFGYRVSDPHRFGVVDFDAEGKVTSIEEKPAAPRSNVAVTGLYFYDNDVVGIARSIKPSARGELEITEVNNAYLRRGTLRVELLGRGFAWLDTGTHDSLMEASSFVQTIEKRQGMKIACLEEIGYRNKWLSAEQLLSIAHELGKTSYGTYLRQLVESPYPCE, from the coding sequence ATGAGTAGCGATTCACGGTTCAAGGGCATCGTGCTGGCCGGCGGCTCGGGGACGCGCCTGCACCCGATCACCAAGGGTGTCTCGAAGCAACTCTTGCCCGTCTACGACAAGCCGATGATCTACCACCCAATCTCGGTGCTGATGCTCTCCGGGATTCGCGAGATCTTGGTGATCTCGACGCCGGAGGACCTGCCGGCGTACCGGCGCCTGCTCGGCGACGGCGGCTCCTTTGGTATTACCCTCTCGTATGCCGAGCAGCCTCGACCGGAGGGCCTGGCTCAGGCGTTCCTGATCGGCGGCTCTTTCATCGGCGAGAGCCCGGTCTGCCTCGCGCTCGGCGACAACGTCTTCTACGGGCAGTCCTTCGGTTCGCAGCTGCGGGCCGTCGCGGCGCGCGAGTCGGGGGCCACCGTCTTCGGGTACCGCGTCTCCGACCCGCATCGCTTCGGCGTGGTCGACTTCGACGCCGAGGGAAAGGTGACGTCCATCGAGGAGAAGCCCGCGGCGCCTCGGTCGAACGTCGCCGTCACGGGCCTCTACTTCTACGACAACGACGTGGTCGGCATCGCCCGCAGCATCAAGCCCTCGGCGCGGGGTGAGCTCGAGATCACCGAGGTCAACAACGCCTACCTGCGGCGAGGCACGCTGCGTGTCGAGCTCCTCGGCCGAGGCTTCGCCTGGCTCGACACCGGAACTCACGACTCGCTGATGGAGGCCTCTTCCTTCGTGCAGACCATCGAGAAGCGTCAAGGCATGAAGATCGCGTGCCTCGAGGAGATCGGGTATCGCAACAAGTGGCTCAGCGCGGAGCAACTGCTCTCCATCGCCCATGAGCTCGGAAAAACCAGCTACGGCACCTACCTTCGCCAACTCGTCGAGAGCCCCTACCCATGCGAGTGA
- the rfbB gene encoding dTDP-glucose 4,6-dehydratase has protein sequence MKILVTGGAGFIGGAVVRNLIANTLHDVVNVDCLTYAGNRDSLASVADAARYRFEKVDITDRRELERVFHEHRPDAVMHLAAESHVDRSIEGPSAFIQTNVVGTYTLLETARAYWQGLDAAAKASFRFHHVSTDEVYGDLDEGAPPFTEATPYAPSSPYSATKAASDHLVRAWHRTFALPTVVSNCSNNYGPFHFPEKLVPHMILNALKGKPLPVYGNGQQVRDWLYVDDHARALTRVVERGAVGSTYNIGGHNELRNLEVVHAICDLLEELAPARKLATVAAYRDLITFVTDRPGHDKRYAIDAGKIERDLGWRPEETFATGMRKTVQWYLENEPWWQRVLNGEYRLGRMGIAHHEETRHE, from the coding sequence ATGAAGATCTTGGTCACTGGCGGCGCAGGCTTCATCGGCGGTGCCGTCGTCCGCAACCTCATCGCGAACACCCTCCACGACGTCGTGAACGTCGACTGTCTGACGTACGCGGGCAACCGCGACTCGCTGGCGTCCGTCGCCGACGCGGCTCGGTATCGCTTCGAGAAGGTCGACATCACGGATCGCCGGGAGCTCGAGCGGGTCTTTCACGAGCACCGGCCCGACGCGGTCATGCACCTCGCGGCCGAGTCTCACGTGGACCGCTCCATCGAGGGGCCCAGCGCGTTCATCCAGACCAACGTCGTCGGCACCTACACGCTCTTGGAGACCGCACGCGCCTACTGGCAGGGCCTCGACGCGGCCGCCAAGGCCTCGTTTCGGTTCCACCACGTGTCTACCGACGAGGTCTACGGCGACCTGGACGAAGGCGCCCCTCCCTTCACCGAGGCCACTCCCTACGCGCCAAGCTCGCCGTACTCGGCGACCAAGGCGGCGAGCGATCACCTCGTGCGCGCGTGGCACCGCACCTTCGCGCTGCCTACCGTCGTCTCCAATTGCTCGAACAACTACGGCCCGTTTCACTTCCCCGAGAAGCTCGTGCCGCACATGATCCTGAACGCCTTGAAGGGGAAGCCGCTGCCCGTGTACGGCAACGGCCAGCAGGTGCGGGACTGGCTCTACGTCGACGACCACGCGCGCGCCCTCACGCGGGTCGTGGAGCGCGGCGCCGTCGGCAGCACGTACAACATTGGTGGCCACAACGAGCTGCGCAACCTGGAGGTCGTGCACGCCATCTGCGATCTCCTGGAGGAGCTCGCGCCGGCGCGAAAGCTCGCCACGGTCGCCGCGTACCGAGACCTCATCACTTTCGTGACGGACCGGCCGGGTCACGACAAGCGCTACGCCATCGACGCCGGCAAGATCGAGCGCGACCTCGGGTGGCGCCCCGAGGAGACCTTCGCGACCGGGATGCGGAAGACGGTTCAGTGGTATCTCGAGAACGAGCCCTGGTGGCAGCGAGTCCTGAACGGCGAGTACCGGCTCGGACGCATGGGGATCGCCCATCACGAGGAGACACGGCATGAGTAG
- a CDS encoding OmpA family protein translates to MALPALALLTAVAAFMAAGCESAPPDDPTTTQLGKCSCVCRVDSSGMSAAWGATFVPSPESKACIDVCGAYESRLENRSCRPVFTGRFEASDTKTSFSNDSDYDGVPDSQDRCPNQAGPSQNGGCPVTGTPVIVADGDRDGDGVMDSADKCPDKAETKNGYEDDDGCPDEIPADVASFSGSIEGVVFKTGSPALDAKSFPVLEKAAEVFKKHPELRVEIGGHTDNVGNDKTNTTLSQKRAESVKAWFVGKGLAANRFEAKGYGPSKPVAENTTPEGRGKNRRVEFTLIKK, encoded by the coding sequence GTGGCTCTTCCGGCGCTCGCCTTGCTCACGGCGGTCGCGGCGTTCATGGCAGCGGGCTGCGAGAGCGCGCCACCGGACGACCCCACCACCACCCAGCTCGGCAAGTGCTCGTGCGTCTGTCGCGTCGACTCGAGCGGCATGAGCGCGGCCTGGGGCGCCACCTTCGTGCCCTCACCCGAGAGCAAGGCGTGCATCGACGTGTGCGGCGCCTACGAGTCGCGGCTCGAGAATCGCTCGTGCCGGCCGGTGTTCACCGGGAGGTTCGAGGCCTCCGACACAAAGACGTCGTTCTCGAACGACTCCGACTACGACGGCGTCCCCGACTCTCAAGACCGCTGCCCGAACCAGGCCGGTCCCTCGCAGAACGGTGGCTGCCCGGTGACCGGCACCCCCGTGATCGTCGCCGACGGCGACCGCGACGGCGACGGCGTGATGGACTCCGCCGACAAGTGCCCCGACAAGGCGGAGACCAAGAACGGCTACGAGGACGATGACGGCTGCCCCGACGAGATCCCCGCCGACGTGGCGAGCTTCTCGGGCTCCATCGAGGGCGTGGTCTTCAAGACCGGCTCTCCCGCGCTCGACGCGAAGTCGTTCCCGGTGCTCGAGAAGGCCGCCGAGGTCTTCAAGAAGCACCCCGAGCTCCGCGTCGAGATCGGCGGCCACACCGACAACGTCGGAAACGACAAGACGAACACCACGCTCTCGCAGAAGCGCGCCGAGTCCGTGAAGGCCTGGTTCGTGGGCAAGGGCCTCGCGGCCAACCGCTTCGAGGCCAAGGGCTACGGGCCCAGCAAGCCGGTCGCCGAAAACACGACCCCCGAAGGCCGCGGAAAGAACCGCCGCGTCGAGTTCACGCTCATCAAGAAGTAG
- the rfbC gene encoding dTDP-4-dehydrorhamnose 3,5-epimerase, translated as MRVIPTTIPDVRVFEPRVFGDARGFFFESFNQKAFRDATGGDFEFVQDNHSRSTHGTLRGLHYQLQQAQGKLVRVTSGRVFDAVVDMRASSPTFGKSFGVELSADNRLQLWVPAGFAHGFLVLSDSADFLYKTTDYYHPQSERTLMWSDPQLGIDWPLGGVQGDLVISDKDRRGVALADCETYP; from the coding sequence ATGCGAGTGATACCGACCACCATCCCCGACGTGCGGGTCTTCGAGCCGCGCGTCTTCGGCGACGCCCGCGGCTTCTTCTTCGAGAGCTTCAACCAGAAGGCTTTTCGCGACGCGACGGGCGGCGACTTCGAGTTCGTCCAAGACAACCACTCTCGTTCCACGCACGGCACGCTACGCGGGCTCCACTATCAACTCCAACAGGCGCAGGGAAAGCTCGTCCGCGTGACGAGCGGCCGCGTCTTCGACGCGGTGGTCGACATGCGCGCGTCGTCGCCGACGTTCGGGAAGTCGTTCGGCGTCGAGCTCAGCGCCGACAACCGGCTTCAGCTGTGGGTGCCAGCGGGCTTCGCGCACGGCTTCCTCGTCCTCTCCGACAGCGCAGACTTTCTCTACAAGACCACCGACTACTACCATCCGCAGTCGGAGCGGACCCTCATGTGGAGCGACCCACAGCTAGGCATCGACTGGCCGCTCGGCGGCGTCCAGGGAGACCTCGTCATCTCCGACAAGGACCGGCGAGGCGTCGCGCTCGCGGACTGCGAGACCTATCCATGA
- the hrpA gene encoding ATP-dependent RNA helicase HrpA, with the protein MAEGPKSERGDDEAAATEERLRFPPELPISARVLDIARAIDAHPVVIVAGATGSGKTTQLPKIALAMGRGLDKRIGITQPRRLAASTVAARIAEELQTTVGADVGYKVRFDDRTSPGTYVKLMTDGILLAEIASDPLLEAYDTLIVDEAHERSLTIDFLLGYLHRILPRRPDLKVVVSSATLETARFSALFGGAPVIEVEGRTFPVDVLYAPPRDEADLAEAVADAVVDVTALDPRGDILVFLPGEREIRETEQELRARDLRHTVVQPLYARLTAAEQARAFKTLPQRRVVLATNVAETSVTIPGIVYVVDTGLARLSRYEARSGTTSLHVEGISQASAEQRKGRCGRVRAGVCVRLYDEASYAARPAFTDPEIKRTGLAGAILRMKALGLGDLESFAFLDPPSPRAVTEGYRVLDELGALGPHRELTPLGARLARFPVDPRIGRMILAGLELGCLREVLIVAAGLSVQDPRERPRDAQQRADELHRRFRDERSDFVGLLRLFTFVREAEGKGRAQLRRVCKESFLSYVRVREWFEVHRQLEEVARELTDAPPPRAASADTRRAGRRGGDAPRPRAATPGDERRGPRARREGESEGEADATANDGLHQALLTGLLSKVGQWNPEARVYLGAKQTRFVVHPSSALAKRPPAWLMAHELVETSQLFARSAARLEPEWLLSAGAHLLKRSYGEPHWSERAAKARVKEHVTLFGLTLFRDRTVDYADVEPARARLMFLDHALVRGEYQTKGAFAAANGALLEEVARLRAKARRSDMLADDDALLAFFDARVPRDVLDGKAFEAWIATAERDDPSALVLQLEDVLVGDRSLSEADYPDALTLHGARVPLSYLFDPSSERDGITLSIPLVLVPQLDPGELDWTVPGWHEEKVAALLSDLPRAVRRELGPTAELARAVAPRLVPFDGALLPALTRAVEAETGFWIPEGSFRPEVLPGYLRCTCRLLDERGHVLAESRDARELLERYGAKARETWKRAAPASTLERTGLTRWDGDLGDLPEVVTRVVAGTELRSYPAVVDRGASVDIALRESRTAAEAETRGGVRRLLALGAKGALSGIASRLPPPPTPESGAPLSRAEVEAFRAALIDKIVDDAFRLAESPIPRTKVAFDALSSGGLRELEPSARRVAATITAVTSELASAQKALRSASQHPSGKLASADTRAQLAELLGPGWARTLPLARLAHMPRYLRALRVRLDRALADPRKDAAKLEPFAPVWVTFLAKRSTARELDAVDALRWDLEELRVAIFAPELRPVGSVSLAKAKAALAALR; encoded by the coding sequence ATGGCGGAAGGACCCAAGAGCGAGCGCGGCGACGACGAGGCCGCCGCGACCGAGGAGCGCCTCCGCTTCCCGCCCGAGCTGCCTATCTCCGCGCGGGTGCTCGACATCGCTCGCGCGATCGACGCGCACCCCGTGGTCATCGTGGCGGGCGCGACGGGTTCTGGCAAGACGACCCAGCTCCCCAAGATTGCCCTCGCCATGGGGCGCGGCCTCGACAAGCGCATCGGCATCACGCAGCCACGGCGGCTCGCGGCGAGCACCGTCGCCGCGCGCATCGCCGAAGAGCTCCAGACCACCGTCGGCGCCGACGTGGGCTACAAAGTGCGCTTCGACGACCGCACGTCGCCCGGCACGTACGTGAAGCTGATGACCGACGGCATCTTGCTGGCGGAGATCGCGTCCGATCCGCTGCTCGAGGCGTACGACACGCTCATCGTCGACGAGGCCCACGAGCGCTCCCTCACGATCGACTTCTTGCTGGGGTACCTGCACCGCATCCTCCCGCGACGCCCCGACCTCAAGGTGGTCGTGAGCTCCGCCACGCTCGAGACCGCGCGCTTCTCGGCGCTGTTCGGCGGCGCGCCGGTGATCGAGGTCGAGGGGCGCACGTTCCCCGTCGACGTGCTCTACGCCCCGCCACGCGACGAGGCCGATCTCGCGGAGGCCGTCGCGGACGCCGTGGTGGACGTGACCGCGCTCGACCCGCGCGGCGACATCCTCGTGTTCCTCCCGGGCGAGCGCGAGATCCGCGAGACCGAGCAGGAGCTCCGCGCGAGAGACCTGCGGCACACGGTCGTGCAGCCCCTCTACGCGCGCCTCACCGCGGCAGAGCAAGCCCGCGCGTTCAAGACGCTGCCCCAGCGGCGCGTCGTTCTCGCGACGAACGTGGCCGAGACGTCGGTCACGATCCCCGGCATCGTGTACGTGGTGGACACGGGCCTCGCGCGACTCTCCCGCTACGAGGCGCGGTCGGGCACCACCTCGCTGCACGTGGAGGGCATCTCGCAGGCGAGCGCGGAGCAGCGAAAGGGGCGCTGCGGCCGCGTCCGCGCCGGCGTGTGTGTGCGCCTCTACGACGAGGCGAGCTACGCGGCGCGACCGGCGTTCACCGATCCGGAGATCAAGCGCACCGGGCTCGCCGGCGCGATCTTGCGTATGAAGGCGCTGGGCCTCGGCGACCTCGAGAGCTTCGCGTTCCTCGATCCGCCCTCGCCGCGCGCCGTCACCGAGGGCTACCGCGTGCTCGACGAGCTCGGGGCCCTGGGGCCGCACCGCGAGCTCACGCCGCTGGGCGCACGGCTCGCGCGCTTCCCTGTCGATCCGCGAATAGGTCGGATGATTCTGGCGGGGCTCGAGCTCGGCTGTCTCCGCGAGGTGCTGATCGTCGCCGCGGGCCTGTCGGTCCAAGACCCGCGCGAGCGACCCCGCGACGCGCAGCAGCGGGCCGACGAGCTCCACCGTCGCTTCCGCGACGAGCGCTCCGACTTCGTGGGCCTCCTGCGCCTGTTCACGTTCGTGCGCGAGGCCGAGGGCAAGGGGCGCGCGCAGCTGCGGCGGGTCTGCAAGGAGAGCTTCCTCTCGTACGTGCGCGTGCGCGAGTGGTTCGAGGTGCATCGCCAGCTCGAGGAGGTGGCGCGAGAGCTGACGGACGCACCGCCTCCCCGCGCGGCGAGCGCCGACACCCGCCGCGCAGGCCGGCGCGGGGGCGACGCTCCGCGGCCTCGAGCGGCGACCCCGGGCGACGAGCGGCGTGGACCGCGCGCGCGGCGCGAGGGCGAGAGCGAGGGCGAGGCCGACGCGACCGCGAACGACGGTCTCCACCAAGCGCTCCTCACCGGCCTGCTCTCGAAGGTGGGGCAGTGGAACCCGGAGGCGCGGGTGTACCTCGGCGCCAAGCAGACCCGCTTCGTCGTCCATCCGTCCTCGGCCCTCGCGAAGCGACCGCCTGCCTGGCTCATGGCGCACGAGCTCGTGGAGACCTCGCAGCTCTTCGCGCGCAGCGCCGCGCGGCTCGAGCCCGAGTGGCTCCTCAGCGCCGGCGCGCACCTGCTGAAGAGGTCGTACGGCGAGCCCCACTGGTCCGAGCGCGCCGCCAAGGCCCGCGTGAAGGAGCACGTCACGCTCTTCGGGCTCACGCTCTTTCGCGACCGCACGGTCGACTACGCCGACGTGGAGCCCGCGAGGGCACGCCTCATGTTCCTCGACCACGCGCTCGTGCGCGGCGAGTACCAGACGAAGGGCGCGTTCGCCGCCGCGAACGGAGCCCTCCTGGAGGAGGTGGCCCGCCTCCGCGCGAAGGCGCGGCGCAGCGACATGCTCGCCGACGACGACGCGCTGCTCGCCTTCTTCGACGCGCGCGTCCCGCGCGACGTGCTCGACGGGAAGGCCTTCGAGGCCTGGATCGCGACCGCGGAGCGCGACGATCCGAGCGCGCTCGTCCTGCAGCTCGAGGACGTGCTCGTGGGCGACAGGTCCCTCTCCGAGGCCGACTATCCCGACGCGCTCACGCTGCACGGCGCGCGGGTGCCCCTCAGCTACCTGTTCGATCCGTCGTCGGAGCGCGACGGGATCACGCTCTCCATCCCGCTCGTCCTCGTGCCCCAGCTCGACCCGGGTGAGCTCGACTGGACCGTTCCCGGCTGGCACGAAGAGAAGGTCGCCGCGCTCCTCTCCGATCTCCCTCGCGCCGTGCGCCGGGAGCTCGGCCCCACCGCCGAGCTCGCGCGCGCCGTCGCGCCTCGGCTCGTGCCCTTCGACGGCGCCCTGCTCCCCGCGCTGACGCGCGCCGTCGAGGCCGAGACCGGCTTCTGGATCCCCGAGGGCTCGTTCCGCCCCGAGGTGCTGCCCGGATATCTCCGGTGCACGTGCAGGCTCCTCGACGAACGAGGGCATGTGCTGGCCGAGAGCCGCGACGCGAGGGAGCTGCTCGAGCGGTACGGCGCGAAGGCCCGCGAGACCTGGAAGCGGGCGGCGCCCGCCAGCACGCTCGAGCGCACAGGCCTCACGCGATGGGACGGGGACCTCGGCGATCTGCCCGAGGTGGTCACGCGCGTGGTCGCGGGCACCGAGCTCCGGAGCTACCCGGCGGTCGTGGACCGGGGTGCATCGGTCGACATCGCGCTCCGCGAGTCCCGGACGGCCGCGGAGGCGGAGACCCGGGGCGGGGTCCGCAGGCTGCTCGCCCTCGGCGCGAAGGGGGCGCTCTCCGGGATCGCCTCGCGCCTCCCGCCGCCCCCCACGCCCGAGAGCGGCGCGCCGCTCTCCCGTGCCGAGGTCGAGGCCTTCCGCGCGGCCCTAATAGACAAGATCGTTGACGACGCGTTTCGCCTCGCGGAGAGCCCCATCCCGCGGACCAAGGTCGCGTTCGACGCGTTGTCTTCGGGCGGCCTGCGCGAGCTCGAGCCGAGCGCGCGCCGGGTCGCCGCGACGATCACGGCGGTGACCAGCGAGCTCGCGAGCGCGCAGAAGGCGCTGCGCTCGGCCTCGCAGCACCCGAGCGGCAAGCTGGCGAGCGCCGACACGCGGGCACAGCTCGCCGAGCTGCTCGGGCCGGGCTGGGCTCGGACCCTCCCCCTCGCCCGGCTCGCCCACATGCCTCGCTACCTGCGGGCCCTCCGAGTGAGGCTCGACCGCGCGCTCGCGGATCCGCGAAAGGACGCCGCCAAGCTCGAGCCGTTCGCGCCCGTGTGGGTCACGTTCCTCGCGAAGCGCTCCACGGCGCGCGAGCTGGACGCGGTCGACGCCCTCAGGTGGGACCTCGAAGAGCTGCGCGTGGCGATCTTCGCGCCCGAGCTGCGGCCCGTGGGCTCGGTGTCGCTCGCGAAGGCCAAGGCGGCCCTGGCAGCCCTCCGCTGA
- a CDS encoding NAD-dependent epimerase/dehydratase family protein has translation MTRILVTGGAGFIGSHLCDRLVAQGHDVTVVDNFSSGSRANLAGIAKDLKIIDLPIEKLSTIKSELAGTTRIYHLAALISGYDSLYDPDAYVKVNIDGLTRVLEVAKDLEKPRIVFASSSTVYGNQPVPEMTEQTRPNPQTMYALSKLTGEYMLAMYKDLFDYTHVCLRFFNVYGPRQSPSHPYANVTCKFSHAAAHNQGVKLYGDGKQSRDFVYVDDVVESMLAVSETSKDTLYNVGTGKDASIRQLLDEVQRLATSPLPVEQCDPWPNDIMAIRANITRLTEETGFAPGVALREGLARTVAYFQGTP, from the coding sequence ATGACACGCATTCTAGTCACCGGCGGCGCTGGTTTCATCGGTTCGCACCTCTGCGATCGCCTGGTAGCCCAGGGGCACGATGTCACCGTCGTTGACAACTTTTCGTCCGGATCCCGGGCCAACTTGGCGGGCATCGCCAAGGACCTGAAGATCATCGATCTGCCCATCGAGAAGCTGTCGACGATCAAGAGTGAGCTCGCCGGCACCACGCGGATCTATCACTTGGCAGCGCTCATCAGCGGGTACGACTCGCTGTACGATCCCGACGCCTACGTGAAGGTCAACATCGACGGCCTCACCCGGGTGCTCGAGGTGGCGAAAGACCTCGAGAAGCCGCGCATCGTCTTCGCGTCGAGCTCCACGGTGTACGGGAACCAGCCCGTGCCCGAGATGACCGAGCAGACCCGGCCGAATCCTCAGACGATGTACGCGCTCTCGAAGCTCACCGGCGAGTACATGCTGGCGATGTACAAGGACCTGTTCGACTACACCCACGTCTGTCTGCGGTTCTTCAACGTCTACGGGCCGCGCCAGAGCCCGAGCCACCCGTACGCCAACGTGACGTGCAAGTTCAGCCACGCGGCGGCGCACAATCAGGGGGTCAAGCTCTACGGGGACGGGAAGCAGAGCCGCGACTTCGTATACGTCGACGACGTCGTGGAGTCGATGCTGGCCGTGTCGGAGACGTCCAAGGACACGCTCTACAACGTCGGCACAGGCAAAGACGCGTCCATCCGACAGCTGCTCGACGAGGTCCAGCGGCTCGCGACGTCGCCACTCCCTGTCGAACAGTGCGATCCGTGGCCCAACGACATCATGGCGATTCGGGCGAACATCACCCGCCTCACGGAGGAGACCGGGTTCGCACCGGGGGTCGCCCTGCGCGAAGGCCTGGCGCGCACCGTCGCCTACTTCCAAGGGACTCCATGA